CAAAAAGTTTTTGTTTTCATGCCTATGAGCAAGTTCATAGATCACATCATGTTGTAGAAATTCCCTAACATATGTGGATTGTGATTTCAGTTTCCCCTTGTGTCGAGAAGTGGACGAATTCGGAGGCTTGTGGCAGAGCACAGAGATTCTGACATATCAAGAATTGAGCTTGTTAGTCTACCAGGTGGATCTGAATCATTTGAACTAGCAGCCAAGTTCTGTTATGGTGTCAACTTTGAGATCACAGCAACAAATGTTGCTCAACTCTGCTGTGTATCCGATTACCTCGAGATGTCAGAGGATCACTCGAAAAACAATCTTGGTTCGAGAGCTGAAGAGTATCTCGACAGCATTGTCTGCAAGAATCTTGAAATGTGTGTTGAAGTCTTGAGACAATGCGAAAACCTGCTTCCCCTTGCTGATGAGTTGAAAATCGTTAGTAGATGTATCGACGCTGTAGCCTCAAAAGCTTGCGTTGAACAGATCGCTTCAAGTTTCTCGCGTTTGGAGTATAGCAGCTCAGGGAGGTTGCATATGAGTAAACAAGCCAATTGTGAAGGGGATTGGTGGATTGAGGATCTTTCTGTTCTTCGTATCGACTTGTACCAACGTGTTATAACAGCGATGAAGTTTCGCGGTGTTAGGCCTGAGAGCATTGCAGCATCACTAGTAAGCTATGCACAAAAGGAGTTGACACAAAAGTCCATTTCTGGTTCAAATGTCCAAGAAAAACTCGTGGTTGAGACGATCACGAGCCTGATGCCTGTTGAGAAATTTGTTGTTCCTTTGAGCTTTCTATTTGGATTGTTGCGTAGAGCTGTGATGCTAGATTGCAATGCTGCTTGTAGGCTTGATCTCGAGAGACGGATAGGATCTCAGTTGGATATAGCTACTCTGGATGATATACTAATACCTTCGTTTCGTCATGCTGGTGATACATTGTTTGATGTTGACACAGTGCATAGAATCTTGGTTAATTTTTCACAACAGGAAGGCGATAgcgatgatgatatggaagatgTATCGGTTTTTGAATCCGATAGCCCTACTGCTACGCCATCACAAACTGCATTGTTCAAAGTATCAAAGCTAGTTGACAACTACCTAGCTGAAATTGCACCAGATGCAAATCTGAAGCTGAACAAGTTCATTGCTATTGCAGAAACATTACCAGCACACGCGCGTACTGTCCACGATGGACTTTATCGAGCTATCGATGTTTACCTCAAAGTATGTATTACCACCTGCTTATTTGAAATATGCTTAAAAAGTTTTGCTGGTATGAATGAGAGACGTAAATCCCTTCATAATATGTTGCACGGACTCTCCCAAAATGTTGCCGCACACGtattggatcctccaaaaatgtactacttttggaggatccgacatgtAGCTCATGATGTTTtagagagtccgagcaacatagccttCATAATTTCACAACAGGAGATATATTTTGGATCAAGTTTCTTTACCTTGTTTTAgagaaaaagggtcaaatatatgTCTTTACTATGTGAAATATCTTAATTTTACCCTACGTTATACTTTGGATCCATTCATACCCTCGTCGTTAGTAAATTGTCTTGTGTTACCGTTGACTTTAGTCGAGCTCCAACATGAAGTATAGGGGTTTTAACTATAGTCCAAAGTAAATGGATAAAATTTTGGACCTTCGTGAAGTATTTTGACACGTGAAATTCACTCTATCGATGTTGGAGCATCGTTTAAGTCATGGACAAGCATGAGACAATTTTCTGACGACAAGGGTATGAATTTCATCAAAGTTTAACGGACCGTAAATTtatgtcctgagccgggggtctatcggaaaaagcctctctacttcatttgaggtagtggtatggactgcgtatactttaccctccccagatcccacttcgtgggaatatactgggtatgttgttgtcgtttctgttgttgttgttgtataacgGATCGTAAATTAAGATATTTCATATAATACAAGAGTATATTTGGAGTTGTTACCTTTTATATAGTGATTTCTAAGATTCTTCATAAATTCACATTTCCAGGCTCATCAAACTTTATCAGATCCAGACAAGAGGAGACTATGCAAATCGATCGATTTCCAAAAGCTCTCACAAGAAGCTGGTGCACACGCTGCACAAAACGAACGTCTTCCTCTCCAATCAATCGTCCAAGTACTCTATTTCGAGCAATTGAGGCTTAGAAACGCCTTGTTTTGCTCCTATCCTGATGATGACATTAAGCCAATGCACCAATCTTGGAGGATAAACAGTGGTGCTCTTAGTGCAGCAATGTCTCCCAAGGACAACTACGCTTCTTTAAGACGAGAGAATAGGGAGCTGAAACTTGAGTTAGCGCGGATGAGGATGAGACTGAACGACTTGGAAAAAGACCACGTttgtatgaagagagatatgcaGAAATCTAGCTCGAGAAGATTCATGAAATCTTTCTCGAAAAGGATTGGTAAAAAGTTCAACATTTTCGGACATAGTTCTTCGAGGGAGTCTACTACTTCTCCCTCAAGGCATTCAGAAAGAACCGAGTCTAAGATAACAGATAGAACATGACTGTTGTTCTTGCAGGTACATCTAGTTACACGAATAATGTGTCTGCTTGTAATCTTTGTTCCATCTCACAATCCATATTTTCTCCGAAATCTTGTATAGATAAGGCGGCTACAGAGATCTTATGAGTGAGAGGCGCGCTGAAGGATGTGATATTAGATGTATACGTattgaattttcatttttgaatgtGTATACATTGTTCGAGCTGAAAGCAATGGATTCGGTTGAACTCATAGAATCCGGCCTAGACAATTTGGAGTCTCATTATGAACTTCACGACAGATCAGCTGTTGTAAGACAGGATGAGTCGGATAGGACCACATCCAAATGGATCTAATCGTAGCTTCGAGTTCAGGTGCTGTAACGGGCCTATTTTGACTAGTGAATTGAATGGGCATTCATGTTTTTCATTTCGTGAAGTAAAAAAATTAGTACTTATCTTAAAACCTTTCAAAGTAATTTGATGATCGACGAATCTATCTGGAGCAAAACCTTTTGGGTTCACCAGTTTTGCATCACCAAGAACGCAAAACTGGAAGCAACCTTCAACTTACTCATTTGTCTGAACTCAGTATTTTCAACAACGAATATGGATATGCATGTGAATGTGGTGTGTGAAGCCgctaaaatttcaacaaatttaaattttgaacccATATCCAAAAGGCGCATTGAGTTCAACActaaacaacaacatacccagtgcattcccacaaagtggggtctgaggaggatTAAGTGTACGCAGTCCGGACTACTACCTTAAATGAAGTAGAggggttatttccgatagacccccggctcaggacagataacagtataatCAAACAAACGAACGAAAAACATAAAAGCACGCAACGAAAATGAGTTCAACACTACGAAGCTTAAAAGTGGAATGTCTCAGTTTCAAAATCTTGAATCCGCCTCTATAATTCATAGTTCAAAAGC
The Capsicum annuum cultivar UCD-10X-F1 chromosome 6, UCD10Xv1.1, whole genome shotgun sequence DNA segment above includes these coding regions:
- the LOC107873616 gene encoding BTB/POZ domain-containing protein At5g48800 yields the protein MAMDKHHHHHHQMPLTKSSSRQRYNEWVFRDVPSDITIEVDGGIFSLHKFPLVSRSGRIRRLVAEHRDSDISRIELVSLPGGSESFELAAKFCYGVNFEITATNVAQLCCVSDYLEMSEDHSKNNLGSRAEEYLDSIVCKNLEMCVEVLRQCENLLPLADELKIVSRCIDAVASKACVEQIASSFSRLEYSSSGRLHMSKQANCEGDWWIEDLSVLRIDLYQRVITAMKFRGVRPESIAASLVSYAQKELTQKSISGSNVQEKLVVETITSLMPVEKFVVPLSFLFGLLRRAVMLDCNAACRLDLERRIGSQLDIATLDDILIPSFRHAGDTLFDVDTVHRILVNFSQQEGDSDDDMEDVSVFESDSPTATPSQTALFKVSKLVDNYLAEIAPDANLKLNKFIAIAETLPAHARTVHDGLYRAIDVYLKAHQTLSDPDKRRLCKSIDFQKLSQEAGAHAAQNERLPLQSIVQVLYFEQLRLRNALFCSYPDDDIKPMHQSWRINSGALSAAMSPKDNYASLRRENRELKLELARMRMRLNDLEKDHVCMKRDMQKSSSRRFMKSFSKRIGKKFNIFGHSSSRESTTSPSRHSERTESKITDRT